The segment GAACATAATCGTCTGTAGTAACGAACGAGCGAATGGTGTCACCCGTCCGGGCATCGTAGAGCACTCCATTGATTCTCACCTCTTTGGAGAACTTTTTCTCCATCCCTCCGACCACGAGAATTTGGGAACCATCGGGCGAATATCGCGCGGTGGAGATGTTCCACGGAAAATCCAGCGTTCGCGTGCATTTGCCGGTGGTCGTATCCCAGACTCCGACGTCAAATTTGTTGTTGCTCTCGACATTCAAAAAATACTGACCATCGGGTGACCAGGAATTCTTTGATTCGAATTGCACCGGGTCCGTATAAGGACTGAGGCTATCAGTCCCTTCAAGCGTGCAAACAGGTTTTCCAGTGCGGGTCTCCCAGATTTTATAATCGTATGATTCCGTTTGCGCGTCTCTTGCGGCGAATCGGAAGCCATCAGGAGAGAAGTAAATTCGATCAAAGCACGGGACGGTAATTTCGTGAATTCGATCTCCAGAAGTGGAATCGTAAACACGAATTAGTTGGGTGAGTTGATCTGCAACCCTCTTTTGCGCGAACAGAGATTTACCATCATTTGAAAATTCAACGAATCGCTCTCCCTCCTCGGGCTGACGCAGAAGTTCGTCACCAGGATAGCTTCTCAGGGAGTACATACCCTCTCCCTTTACATCGGAAAGATAGCGCAAGCGATTGCGGTTGATGGGCACAGCTCGTGGTTGGGATGCGTTGAAGAATACTTGCTGATTACTTTGATGGTCGGGATCCAGAAGTCTCAGGAACTGGATGTCTTCTCGACTTGGAAGAAAGAGCTCCAGCGGCATTTTTGATTTATTGAAGAAGGAAAAAAGAGGCTTCTTTCTTGGGTGATTAGTGGGTGGGCGAAAGTGGATTTTTTCGATCTCGGGCCGAATGACAATCCCGTGAATCTTGTTTTCCGCCTGTTCGGTTTCGGATGCTGTCTCATCGGCTTCGAGAACCGGTGCCAGAAGCATGCAAATCGATAGGAAAAGCAGGCTTGAGGTCCATAGAGGTTTCCGACAATGCTGTCTTAAATCAGTTCGCATCTCCGTCTCTCCCATTATTATTCGCTGGTAAGTTGGCTCAGACAAAGTAGAATCGAGGATAGTGAGCGGCTTGGCGAATCTCCTTGCGAGTACCGAGTCAGGCTCTGCTAATTTCTAATGAACACATCATGAAGAATGATAATTGAATCTCTATTAACCATCTAGGTCAATTTCTTCGCACATAGACTGGCTTCTGTCTGTCATTTTCGAGATTTCGGCCTCTCCGCTCCTCGTTTCTCCTGCTTTCTGAAAAGGAGCTCGGCGCTCTCATGCTTACCGTTTCTGTCATTCCCACTTCCCGCAGATTGGCGGCGGCTGATTTGTTGAATGCGTCGCATCACTGCGATGTGATCGAGCTTTGCCTCGATCATCTCATCAAAGAACCCGATGTCGGTAAGCTGGCGCACACGGTGGAGACACCGATGATTATCTCCTGCCGGACACCAGAAGAGGGAGGCGCATTCAGTGGCTCGTCTGCGGAGCGGGTGCAGATGCTTAAGCTGGCGATTGTGGCAGAACCCATGTATGTTGAACTCGATACGTCGATTGCAAGTTCGATACCCCGTTATGGGAAGACGAAGCGGGTCGTCAGCGTTCGTGGTTCGCGGTGGAGTAGTGAGGAATGGCAGAGTGCTTATCTAGAAGCTGCAAATCAGGATGCTGATTATGTCAAACTGGTTACCGAAGCACACACGCTGGAAGAAGCGTGGCCCCTGTTGAAACTGCTTACGGGAAAACAGACTGTGCCGATCATTCCCGTAGTGGAAGGAGCGGCGAGCCTGATGTTCTCTCTTCTAACGAAGAAGTACGGGTCGCCCTGGACCTATGCCGCGCTTGAGCCCGGCCGCGAGTCTTTTCCAGGACAACCGTCGGTCTGGGACTTGCGGGATGTTTATCAAATTCAGGAGATCAATTCCAAAACACGTTTCATGGGGATGGTTGGATTCGGAGACATTCAAAACAGAGTTGCACGGACGCTGAACCGGGCTTACGCGGCCCACGATCATCACCTTTGTTGTTTGCCGTTTCTCATTGGTCAGGATCATTCACATCTGGAAAAACTACTCAACGCGTTGAAGATCCATGCGCTTCTCATCGGCTCCGAGATGGCAGTGGCGATGTCCGGTTTTGCTAATGAACTGGACGAGTCGGCGCAGCAGTCGAAATACTGTGACCTACTGATTCAGCATGAGGGCCAGTGGAAAGGGTATAACTTTATCTGGCGAAGTGTGCTGCGGGGACTGGAAGATGTTTTGCAGCAGGATGAGCAGGACCCTCGACCACTCAACAGACGGAATGTGATTGTTGTGGGGGCGACCGGCATGGCGCAGGCGGTTGCTTTTGGCGTGCAGCGGCGAAAGGGAATTCTCAGTCTGTCCTCTCCCAAAGAACAAGAGGGACAGCGGCTCGCAGAAATGTTCGATTGCCGTCATGTTCCGTTCCATGCGATTTACGAAACCCTGGCAGACGTCATCATTCTGGCCGATGCGGAAGTCAGTTCGGGAGCAGGTCGGCAGGAATTGAATCCATCGTTCTTCCGTCCGAATATGGTCGTCCTCGATCTGACCAATATGCCGGAGCTCTCCCTGCTTGGTAAGGGAGCGGAAGAGCATCAGAGTAAAATCGTTCCCTGCGACGGTATCTTCTTCGACCTGATCCGCGCCTGGTATAAAGCGACCACGGGAGATCGGCTTGAACAGGACGAAGTCCGCGAACTGTGGAAACAGGATGAGTAAGTCATCCTGATTCCAGTCGCGATGCCGAAGTTATTTCAGCGAAGAAAGGTACTCCAGCAAGTCGGCCGCTTGTTCTGCGGTCAGGTCGCGGAACATTTGCTCGGGCATGAGCGACTTCTTGTGTTCTTCGACAAAGTCGATTTCGTCTTCGGGGACGGTGTGGTCTTTGAGTTCATTGTCTCGAACGACAATCCCATCGGGTCCCCGATTGACAATCATCCCTGAGAAAACCAAGCCGTCCTCGTTACCGACGATGTACCCTTTGTACTTGTCCTCGATTTTTTTTGACGGTTCCAGAATGCTTTCCAGGATCTGCTCACGAGTGTATTTCTCACCGATCTTCGCGAGGTCTGGTCCAAGCGCTGGTTTGTCTTCACCGACGGTATGACAGTTTCGGCATTGAATGCCAGCAGTCCGGGTGAAGAGTTCCCGACCACGGTCTACGTTGCCGGGCTGAGCCAGCAGAGTGGCGATATCGAAATCGGTACCGAGCCGTTTCAGGCGAAGTTCTTCTGGTAGAAATCGCTCGAAGAGATCACGTGCGGCGGCGAACGAGCCACCTGTGGCGACGGTTAACATCTTGTCATCAATTCCGGGCAAGAACTGATCTTGCTCGTAAGCGTGCAGTGCCTGCATGGCACCTGTGGGCGTCGACAGCAGCGACTCCAGCATTGCCTGGACTTCAGTTTCAGGAGCATTTGGGGAATCAGTCAGGAATTGAATCGTATCTTTGTTCTGCTGCTGCAGTGAGATTGTTTCAAAGGAAGGATCAGGTGTGTCTGCGTCTGACTCCAATGTCAAAATCCAGTCGTGCAGGAACTGACGCGCCTGAGGATCGACCTGATGGGAGCCGACTTGGGGCATGTGCCCACTTCCCATTTTTGAAAGGCGATAGAAGAGCACAGACCTTGAGGGTTCGCCGGGTGCGATAAGCAGTCCATCTGCTAGATCGAACGTACCTTGCAGGGGTTTAACACCGATGATGTTGGTATAGCGATCAGGTTTGTTCAGCTCCAGTTCCATTTTCGCGTTGCCACCACCATCTTTCACGTGGCAATGAGCGCAGTTGATATGCAGATAAGAACGGGCTCGCATGTGCAGGTCGGCAGATTCATCGTAGGGGTTAACTAATGAAAAATCCCAAGTTTTTGTTACTTCCGCTTTGGTTGGTTTGCGAGGGGTGCTCCGTTCGGCGAGGGTTGGAATACGAGCCGACTCCACCTTGGGAGGAGCAGGGCGTTCCGCCTTGGTTGCCTGACGCGGTTCCTTGAAGAAACCGAGGTCATTGAACATTGTGATCTGACTGACCAATTTTCCATCGACTTCGCGCTCGATATCAAGCTGAAGTGAATTCAAGCTGAGGACGAATTTGGCCTGTCGAGAGTGGCAGGACATGCACTCGGCGCGACTGGGAATGTTCCAGGTCCGTTTGCGAGTCTGGCCAGTATTCAGCGGGTCGGCTTCGGATAATTCGACCTTACGACCGTTCTTTTCCACCAGGGTGGCTTCGGTTTGTTCGTCGTTCCAGAGATAAGAATAGCCGAGCCATTCGTTTTCCTGACGGGTCAGGAGTCGCGTTTCAACGCGAGTTTGCTTCCCCGGTTCGAGTTCGAGTGTCAGCGTTTGGAGGGCGACAGCGCCATTCTGGAAGTCCCATCCATTCCATTTCGATTCTTTGATCCAGTCGTTGCCGGGAATGGCGAGCCAAAGTTCTTCTTTCGCTCCGTCATGAAAACCAGGAGCGACTGTTTCATACTTCACGACTCCAGCAGCCGGTTTGTTTTCCGGAACAGATTCGTATAAACCGGTCGCAGAGAGTGTCTTAGGGAAATCGACCTTGTGATCGACATACGGGTTTGGTTCCAGCTGTAATAGAATGCCGTCGGCGTAATCGACCAGGAAGAGGTCATTCTGATGGTCGAGGCCAAAGGTGGCTATGCTGTAAGACGAGTCCGCTAATTCTTCGTTCCAGGTTACTTCTCCATCGACGTAACGCAGTCCCCAGACTTTTCCTGTGGCATAGTCGCAGTAGATGTAGGCTTCCTGCAGTTCCGGAAGATCCGGTCCGCGATAGACGTACCCGCCCGTAATCGAACGAGACTCGGTGTGGTGGTGTGAAGCAATCGGTTTGGTGATTTCGGAAGGCCCTTTTTCTCGTTCAGGAATGAAGGGAAGCCCACCTTCGGTAGCACTCCAACCGTAGTTGGCACCTTTCTTACCGACGTGAATCATTTCCCAGACATCCTGGCCCACGTCGCCGATGTAGAGTGTGTTGGTCGGCAGGTCCCAGTCCATACGCCAAGGGGCTCGCAGGCCATAGGCCCATAGTTCGTGACGTGCTTCCGGAATATGATTAAAAGGATTGTCTTCAGGAATCGAGTAGGCCTGGCCTTCTTCGTAATTGTCGACGTCGAGTCGCAGGATACCGGCTTGCAGGTCAGTGATGTCCTGGCCCGTCACGTTGACGTCGGAGCCCGTAGTTCCATCCCCGGTTGAAATGTAGAAATATCCATCCGGTCCGAAAGTGATGCCGCCGCCGGTATGACCGCGTGATTTCCAGCTGACAATCATCCGTTCGGAATTGGGATCGATTTTGGCGTTCTCGCCTTCCTGCATCTTGAACTCGTAGACTTCGATTCGCTCTGAGTTATCAACTTGTTTGGTTCGAACTTCGACGAAGAGGTATAAGCGTCTGTTCTCAATGTAGTTCGGATGGAACGTGATGTTGTATGGGTCACGTCGCAACTTCGGTGTATGAATGTTGAAGACTTCCGTTAGCTCTGTCCCTTTGGTTCCATCTTCAAACGCGACGATCTGACCGCCGAATTGAACCACAATCATTCGATTGGTTCCTGGTTCTGCCACCATCGCGACGGGTTCATCGAACTTCAACTGCGGATAAGCGCGTTTTAGCCGGTACGGTTTCGGTGGTTCTGGAGAACCGATCACATTGGAGGTGGTGAGCGGAACGCGTTCTTTCAGCTGGAACAGGTCGCTGACAGGTTCTTCAGCCATGGTGACTGCCAGGGGCAGACTTGTCAGCAGAAATAGAACCAGAATGGTGACGATGCCGTTTCGGTGACGCCGCATCGAAAGTCCTCTCAGATGATAGATTGAATCGGTAAGAATGTATGTCTGTGAAGGTTAGGGCTCGTTTTGAATTGAGCAGCCTTCTATAAATCGAGACGTTGTCTACGGATCAGATTGGGGGAGCGGCTTCTCTGTCAGCTGAATCAGCGGGCGTATCGGTTCTGAATGCAGGTTTGAAAAACCTGCCCGTCCAGTTATCGCCAGAAGGGCCGAATCGATTGGCAGATGAGCGGGAAGCGGAATCTTGGGATGGAAGTCGCATACAGAGGCCAGTGACGACCGTAAATACTAATGTGGAACTTCCAACATACCACCACCAATAGTCTCTTTTCAATTGTTCAATTGCCCATTGTACCGCTTTACCCAAGGGTCATTGAGAAGGGAGGTGTGAACAAAAGAACTGTATGTTCGTTGGTGTGCAGCATAAATCGCCGTTTCCATTCAGGAAAACTATAGCACAGAAATCGCAAAAATGAGCATTTTGGCTATCGGAGAAGGCGAGAGAAAGTAGATTCCCGTGGGCCCAAAAATGGGTTGTACCGTTTCCAACTTGTTGCTTCCGTTGGAGTTTCGCTTGCCTACTGGTATGGATGTCGCTTATTTTTGTGTAATTCTTTCCAGATTCAATAGGAATTCGAAAGACTCGCATTTCGGATATTCCGCTTTTGCTGTCTAATTCTCCGAGACGACCATCGATGTTCGCCTTCGTGTAGAAAGAAAACAGAGTGTTTCCGATTTTCAAGCCGGCGCGATTGCTCCGCAATCCTCACTTGCAGACGATCCTGCCTGCCTTCTTTACTGAACTGCTCCCCGCCTACGCTGCGCGCCAGCATCGGATTAATTTGTCTGATGGGGATCAGGTCGTGTTACACGATGATGAGCCAGAGCAGTGGCAGGATGGAGATCCGATCGTCCTGATGACGCACGGACTGACGGGGTCGTACCTGAGTTCCTACCTCGTCCGTCTTTCCGATAAACTGAACAAGATGGGATTTCGTACCTTCCGCAAAGACTTGCGGAACTGTGGCGCTGGCTTCGGGCTGGCAAGATTTCCCTATCATGCTGGACGATCTCAGGACTTGCTGGAATCGATCGAGTATATCCATCAGATGGCTCCCAACTCACCTATTTCGCTGGTCGGGTATTCCCTGAGTGGAAATATCGTCCTGCGTACATTGGCTGAAGATCCTGACAGCCTACCCGAACATCTGGTTACAGCGGTCGCCGTGAACCCACCCATCGATCTGCATCTTTCCGTGCAGGCGCTCGATTCAATACTGGGCCGGTTCTATGATCGCTACTTTACCAAACGGCTGATGAAACATATCCAACTGCTGAGCGAACACGATCCTATTCACGATCAGATCAAATTCGACAGAATTCCGCAGACAGTTTACGAACTGGATGATGCCTATACGGCTCCCATGTCCGGTTTCGATTCGGCGGAGCATTATTATGCGGAAACCAGTAGTCGGCAGATCATGAGTCAAATCCGCTTGCCCAGTCTGCTATTAACCGCGAATGACGACCCACTGATTCCCGTGAGGATGTTTGAGGGACTCGATACTCATCCGGCAGTCACCCTGCACGTTGCACCTCATGGCGGCCACTTGGGATACCGTGGAAAACGGGGGGGAGACCCTGACCATCACTGGATGGACTGGCGAATTCTGGAATGGTTGGACAAACATGGTCGCCCGAATCCGGAAAAACCTTCTGCTGTACCTGCTCCTCACCATCATCGCCGGAAAACCGAATGCCATTTGCAATCGGACTGCTAACGGCTTAAGGTAAATCAGTTGCCTGCGTAGGCAGAGCAATTATTGATCGACCAAATTTCTCAAACCTGCATGGCTATTGCCGGAGATGTCGCCGTTATGTTGCGCTCCCTGTCCTGTTTATGTGTTGGGCTTTCCTTAGTTCTGACCGGTTGCGAGTGGGGTTCTAACCAGGCTCTGCGAGGACGCCAGCTCGATCCCATTAAAGTGGGAAATGAAGCAGGCCATGATCATGGCGATGGGCATGACCACGATCATGATCATAGTGACTCCACCGCTGAGTGGGTCACCACCAATTCCGGATTGAAATATCGCATCCTTAAGGAAGGCAAAGGCAAAAAACCGGCCTCGTCCAATGAGGTCACCGTGCATTACCGCGGTTGGTTGGATAATGGGAAAGAGTTTGACAGTTCCTATGGTCGTGGTGAACCGATCAGCTTTCCTCTTACAGGCGTGATTCCTGGATGGACGGAAGGAATGACCTATGTTTCCGAAGGTGGAGAAATCGAACTGGAAATTCCGGCCAATTTAGGCTACGGAAGCCAACAGGCAGGTCAAATTCCGCCCAACTCGACTTTGCATTTTACGGTCGAGTTACTGAAAATTAAGTAAGCAGAATCTACTACAAATAAAAAGCACGTCGCTCCCGGGAACGACGTGCTTTTTTGTTTATCTTCTGCTTGCCAGGATAAACCGTAAGCGGAATAGTGAACCAGGATTATTCCTTTTTCTCTTCCGGCTTCGGTTCTTCTTTGGGTTTCTCTCCCGCGATCGCTGTCAGCCAGAGGTCCGAAGTTTGTTGTGACATCTCGCTGACGGTCGCGACGACCGGTTGAGCAGGGCCATCGACTTCACGCGTTTGTGGCTCGCTGTTTTCGGCGTTGGGCGTTTCGTTGGGGACAGTTTCTGTTAAGACGGGGACAGCAACGATTTCCAAGGGAGTCGAGGCAGTCAAATCATAAGGCGAGTTCAGTGCCAAGGTAACCTTCTTGGAGGAATCTCCTGTAGGCTCGGAAACGGGGGCTTCGACAGTGACTCCCTCGGGAAGTCCCTTGACGTCGAACCTTAGTTTCTGAGCGTAACCTCGTTTGCGTGTGATGGTGACTGGCAACTCCAGTTTTTCGCCACCTTTCAAAGTGAATTTGGTCGCGGCGACCGTCGCGTCGAATGCGGGTTCGGCTGGGATGATTTCCAAACGATAGACGAAGCGATACCCACCGAAATCGAATCGATCACGAACGTCGATAGTGTATTCGCCGTCTGCTGGAAACGTGAAGTCGAAATCAAAGTCGACATTGTCACGGGAGATGTCATCCACCTCTTTGAGAACTTTACCTTCGCTGTCGTAGATACGGACGAGCGGATCGAGGGGAAAGCCTTTCTCGCGTGAAGTCATGCGGATCTGGTACAGGCTCCCTTTCGCTGCTGTGAACTGGAAGCGGTCATTATCTTTGCGTTCGTGAATCTGGCCTGTAATCACTGCGGGAAGCGTGAT is part of the Polystyrenella longa genome and harbors:
- a CDS encoding WD40 repeat domain-containing protein, translated to MLLAPVLEADETASETEQAENKIHGIVIRPEIEKIHFRPPTNHPRKKPLFSFFNKSKMPLELFLPSREDIQFLRLLDPDHQSNQQVFFNASQPRAVPINRNRLRYLSDVKGEGMYSLRSYPGDELLRQPEEGERFVEFSNDGKSLFAQKRVADQLTQLIRVYDSTSGDRIHEITVPCFDRIYFSPDGFRFAARDAQTESYDYKIWETRTGKPVCTLEGTDSLSPYTDPVQFESKNSWSPDGQYFLNVESNNKFDVGVWDTTTGKCTRTLDFPWNISTARYSPDGSQILVVGGMEKKFSKEVRINGVLYDARTGDTIRSFVTTDDYVPDAAFSHDGKFIFATGQNLKGLYVWRVSEDSEENGDVSKSRKAR
- a CDS encoding type I 3-dehydroquinate dehydratase, which translates into the protein MLTVSVIPTSRRLAAADLLNASHHCDVIELCLDHLIKEPDVGKLAHTVETPMIISCRTPEEGGAFSGSSAERVQMLKLAIVAEPMYVELDTSIASSIPRYGKTKRVVSVRGSRWSSEEWQSAYLEAANQDADYVKLVTEAHTLEEAWPLLKLLTGKQTVPIIPVVEGAASLMFSLLTKKYGSPWTYAALEPGRESFPGQPSVWDLRDVYQIQEINSKTRFMGMVGFGDIQNRVARTLNRAYAAHDHHLCCLPFLIGQDHSHLEKLLNALKIHALLIGSEMAVAMSGFANELDESAQQSKYCDLLIQHEGQWKGYNFIWRSVLRGLEDVLQQDEQDPRPLNRRNVIVVGATGMAQAVAFGVQRRKGILSLSSPKEQEGQRLAEMFDCRHVPFHAIYETLADVIILADAEVSSGAGRQELNPSFFRPNMVVLDLTNMPELSLLGKGAEEHQSKIVPCDGIFFDLIRAWYKATTGDRLEQDEVRELWKQDE
- a CDS encoding PQQ-dependent sugar dehydrogenase, whose amino-acid sequence is MRRHRNGIVTILVLFLLTSLPLAVTMAEEPVSDLFQLKERVPLTTSNVIGSPEPPKPYRLKRAYPQLKFDEPVAMVAEPGTNRMIVVQFGGQIVAFEDGTKGTELTEVFNIHTPKLRRDPYNITFHPNYIENRRLYLFVEVRTKQVDNSERIEVYEFKMQEGENAKIDPNSERMIVSWKSRGHTGGGITFGPDGYFYISTGDGTTGSDVNVTGQDITDLQAGILRLDVDNYEEGQAYSIPEDNPFNHIPEARHELWAYGLRAPWRMDWDLPTNTLYIGDVGQDVWEMIHVGKKGANYGWSATEGGLPFIPEREKGPSEITKPIASHHHTESRSITGGYVYRGPDLPELQEAYIYCDYATGKVWGLRYVDGEVTWNEELADSSYSIATFGLDHQNDLFLVDYADGILLQLEPNPYVDHKVDFPKTLSATGLYESVPENKPAAGVVKYETVAPGFHDGAKEELWLAIPGNDWIKESKWNGWDFQNGAVALQTLTLELEPGKQTRVETRLLTRQENEWLGYSYLWNDEQTEATLVEKNGRKVELSEADPLNTGQTRKRTWNIPSRAECMSCHSRQAKFVLSLNSLQLDIEREVDGKLVSQITMFNDLGFFKEPRQATKAERPAPPKVESARIPTLAERSTPRKPTKAEVTKTWDFSLVNPYDESADLHMRARSYLHINCAHCHVKDGGGNAKMELELNKPDRYTNIIGVKPLQGTFDLADGLLIAPGEPSRSVLFYRLSKMGSGHMPQVGSHQVDPQARQFLHDWILTLESDADTPDPSFETISLQQQNKDTIQFLTDSPNAPETEVQAMLESLLSTPTGAMQALHAYEQDQFLPGIDDKMLTVATGGSFAAARDLFERFLPEELRLKRLGTDFDIATLLAQPGNVDRGRELFTRTAGIQCRNCHTVGEDKPALGPDLAKIGEKYTREQILESILEPSKKIEDKYKGYIVGNEDGLVFSGMIVNRGPDGIVVRDNELKDHTVPEDEIDFVEEHKKSLMPEQMFRDLTAEQAADLLEYLSSLK
- a CDS encoding YheT family hydrolase, which encodes MFPIFKPARLLRNPHLQTILPAFFTELLPAYAARQHRINLSDGDQVVLHDDEPEQWQDGDPIVLMTHGLTGSYLSSYLVRLSDKLNKMGFRTFRKDLRNCGAGFGLARFPYHAGRSQDLLESIEYIHQMAPNSPISLVGYSLSGNIVLRTLAEDPDSLPEHLVTAVAVNPPIDLHLSVQALDSILGRFYDRYFTKRLMKHIQLLSEHDPIHDQIKFDRIPQTVYELDDAYTAPMSGFDSAEHYYAETSSRQIMSQIRLPSLLLTANDDPLIPVRMFEGLDTHPAVTLHVAPHGGHLGYRGKRGGDPDHHWMDWRILEWLDKHGRPNPEKPSAVPAPHHHRRKTECHLQSDC
- a CDS encoding FKBP-type peptidyl-prolyl cis-trans isomerase, translated to MLRSLSCLCVGLSLVLTGCEWGSNQALRGRQLDPIKVGNEAGHDHGDGHDHDHDHSDSTAEWVTTNSGLKYRILKEGKGKKPASSNEVTVHYRGWLDNGKEFDSSYGRGEPISFPLTGVIPGWTEGMTYVSEGGEIELEIPANLGYGSQQAGQIPPNSTLHFTVELLKIK